The window ATCCCACCGAGGCCGCCCGCTCCGCGCGCGCCATGCAGGACTTCCTGGCCGCCGACGTGGTGGTGCTGGGCGCGCCCATGTACAACTTCGGCATTCCCAGCCAGCTCAAGGCGTGGATCGACCGCGTCGCGGTGGCCGGCAAGACCTTCCGCTACACCGCCGAGGGCCCACAGGGTCTGGCCGGCGGCAGGAAGGTGATCGTCGCGGCGACCTATGGCGGCCTGCATCCGGCCGAGAGCGGCCGCAACTTCGTCGAACCCTATCTGCGCCAGGTGCTCGGTTTCCTTGGCATCGACGACGTGGAATTCGTCAGCGCGGAAGGACTGAACATTTCGCCGGAGCTGCGCAGCCAGGCGCTGGAAGCCGCGCAGGCGCACATCGACCACGCGCTGCCGCTGGCGGCCTGACGGTTCCTTTCGCGTTCCCTCCCTCCCCTGCCGGAACGCGACGGGCCCGCATCGCGGGCCCGTTTTTTTACGCGACGATGAAGCTCGGCATCAACCGATGCGGGCGACCCCGCCCATGTACGGCTGCAAGGCATCCGGCACGTCGATGCTGCCGTCGGCGTTCTGGTAGTTCTCCATTACCGCGATCAGCGCGCGGCCCACCGCCACGCCGGAACCGTTGAGCGTATGCACCGGCTCGGGCTTGCCGGTGGCCGGGTTGCGCCAGCGCGCCTGCATGCGGCGGGCCTGGAAATCGCCGCAGTTGGAGCAGGAGGAAATCTCGCGGTAGGTGTCCTGCGAGGGCAGCCAGACTTCGAGGTCGTAGGTCTTGGTCGCGCCGAAGCCCATGTCGCCGCTGCACAGCAGCATGCGGCGGTACGGCAGGCCGAGCTTCTCCAGCACGACCTCGGCGCAGCGGGTCATGCGCTGGTGCTCGGCGTCGGACTCCTCGGGCTTGGCGACGCTGACCAGCTCCACCTTCTCGAACT is drawn from Thermomonas brevis and contains these coding sequences:
- a CDS encoding FMN-dependent NADH-azoreductase — protein: MNILHLDSSVLGQNSASRALTAAIVARLLRDAPSAQVKHRDLAGEHALPHLDGASLAKSDPTEAARSARAMQDFLAADVVVLGAPMYNFGIPSQLKAWIDRVAVAGKTFRYTAEGPQGLAGGRKVIVAATYGGLHPAESGRNFVEPYLRQVLGFLGIDDVEFVSAEGLNISPELRSQALEAAQAHIDHALPLAA